The following coding sequences are from one Plasmodium knowlesi strain H genome assembly, chromosome: 9 window:
- a CDS encoding DNA repair protein RAD51, putative: MKAANARPDEIQTISHNNAVEEVEEEPLYSGPLKIEQLLAKGFVKRDLELLKEGGLQTVECVAYAPMRTLCAIKGISEQKAEKLKKACKELCNSGFCNAVDYHDARQNLIKFTTGSKQLDSLLKGGIETGGITELFGEFRTGKSQLCHTLAITCQLPIEQSGGEGKCLWIDTEGTFRPERIVAIAKRYGLHPTDCLNNIAYAKAYNCDHQTELLIDASAMMADARFALLIVDSATALYRSEYIGRGELANRQSHLCRFLRGLQRIADIYGVAVIITNQVVAKVDAMNVFGGNDKIPIGGNIIAHASQTRLYLRKSRGESRICKIYDSPVLPEAEAVFAITEGGIADYEEK, translated from the coding sequence ATGAAGGCTGCCAACGCGAGGCCAGATGAGATCCAAACAATTTCTCATAACAATGCTGTGGAAGAAGTAGAAGAGGAGCCCCTGTACTCAGGGCCTTTGAAGATTGAACAACTATTGGCGAAGGGCTTCGTAAAAAGGGATTTGGAGCTACTCAAGGAAGGAGGACTACAGACAGTGGAGTGTGTAGCGTACGCTCCCATGCGAACACTATGTGCAATAAAAGGCATAAGTGAACAAAAGGCtgagaagttaaaaaaagcGTGTAAGGAATTATGTAACTCTGGCTTTTGCAATGCCGTTGATTATCATGATGCCAGgcaaaatttaattaaattcaCAACAGGGTCGAAGCAGTTAGATTCTTTACTAAAGGGTGGTATAGAAACTGGAGGAATAACTGAATTATTTGGAGAATTTCGTACAGGTAAAAGTCAACTATGTCACACCTTAGCTATAACGTGCCAGTTGCCAATTGAGCAATCAGGTGGAGAAGGCAAGTGCCTATGGATAGACACAGAAGGAACTTTCCGTCCAGAGCGTATTGTAGCTATAGCCAAGAGATACGGGTTGCACCCAACCGATTGTTTGAACAATATAGCCTATGCAAAGGCGTACAATTGTGACCACCAGACAGAATTATTGATAGATGCAAGTGCAATGATGGCTGATGCCAGGTTTGCTTTGTTAATTGTCGATTCAGCCACTGCCTTATATCGATCGGAATACATAGGTAGAGGTGAGCTAGCCAATAGGCAGTCTCATCTGTGCAGGTTTTTAAGAGGCTTACAAAGAATTGCCGACATTTATGGGGTTGCTGTTATTATAACGAACCAAGTGGTGGCGAAGGTCGATGCCATGAACGTGTTCGGAGGGAATGATAAAATCCCCATAGGGGGGAACATCATAGCGCATGCTAGCCAAACGAGACTCTACTTGCGAAAGAGCAGAGGAGAAAGCAGGATTTGCAAAATTTACGATTCGCCTGTACTTCCAGAGGCCGAGGCTGTGTTCGCTATCACGGAGGGGGGCATAGCTGATTACGAGGAGAAATGA